In Xanthocytophaga agilis, a genomic segment contains:
- a CDS encoding 3' terminal RNA ribose 2'-O-methyltransferase Hen1, protein MLLTITTTHSPATDLGYLLYKHPQKLQSVDLAVGKAHIFYPEATEERCTVALLLDIDPIELIRGKANDSFALSHYVNDRPYVASSFMSVALATGFSTAMNGTCRDKPELVDVKFPLEVTLAVASVRGGETLIRRLFEPLGYTLELENYLLDATVPEWGDSKYFLLKLQHTLRLKDLLSHLYVLMPVLDNDKHYFVNKQEIEKLMDKGKDWLSAHPEKELITKRYLKNIHHLTRQAFEVLMREELPDEEEEMEEENEVVKVVKQKRVSLHYQRLQTVFEKLVASNSKRVLDLGCGEGKLLQLLLRENQFEEILGMDVSHRSLEIAAERLRFDRLPAHVRQRISLIQGSLTYKDKRLQGFDAAALVEVIEHLDLNRLQALEQSVFGFARPKLVLLTTPNAEYNQKYETLIEGKFRHEDHRFEWTRTEFETWTQHITDVFGYEAELFTVGEVDEQVGASSQGVVFKRKV, encoded by the coding sequence ATGCTTTTAACAATTACCACCACCCATTCCCCGGCAACGGATCTGGGATATTTGCTTTATAAACATCCTCAAAAGTTACAGTCTGTAGATCTGGCTGTTGGAAAAGCCCACATTTTTTATCCGGAAGCAACAGAAGAACGTTGTACGGTAGCCTTGTTACTTGATATTGATCCGATTGAATTGATACGCGGAAAGGCAAATGATAGCTTTGCTTTATCACATTATGTCAATGATCGGCCCTATGTTGCATCTTCGTTTATGAGTGTGGCATTAGCAACTGGTTTTAGTACAGCCATGAATGGAACCTGTCGGGACAAACCCGAACTGGTGGATGTGAAGTTTCCACTGGAAGTTACGTTGGCTGTAGCTTCTGTCAGAGGAGGTGAGACACTGATTCGCCGATTATTCGAACCTCTTGGCTATACACTGGAACTGGAAAACTATCTTCTGGATGCAACAGTACCTGAATGGGGCGACAGTAAGTATTTTCTTTTGAAGTTGCAACATACCCTGCGTCTGAAGGATCTGCTTTCACATTTGTATGTACTAATGCCTGTTCTGGATAATGACAAACATTATTTTGTGAACAAGCAGGAGATTGAAAAGCTGATGGATAAAGGGAAAGACTGGTTATCTGCGCATCCTGAAAAGGAACTCATTACCAAACGATACCTCAAAAACATTCACCATCTGACCCGACAGGCTTTTGAAGTCTTGATGAGGGAAGAACTACCCGACGAAGAGGAAGAGATGGAAGAAGAAAACGAAGTCGTAAAGGTAGTGAAGCAAAAACGTGTATCTCTGCATTACCAACGATTGCAGACAGTATTTGAAAAACTAGTGGCTTCCAATAGCAAACGGGTGCTTGATCTGGGATGTGGAGAAGGAAAACTCCTGCAATTGCTATTGAGAGAAAATCAGTTTGAAGAAATTCTGGGAATGGATGTGTCCCATCGTAGCCTGGAGATAGCAGCAGAAAGACTCCGTTTTGACCGATTGCCAGCCCATGTTCGTCAGCGTATTTCTCTGATTCAAGGCTCTCTGACCTATAAGGACAAACGCTTGCAAGGGTTTGACGCAGCGGCTTTAGTAGAGGTAATTGAACACCTGGATTTGAATCGCCTTCAGGCATTGGAACAATCTGTATTTGGATTTGCCCGACCTAAGCTTGTACTACTCACAACTCCCAATGCTGAATACAATCAGAAATACGAAACACTGATTGAAGGGAAGTTTCGCCATGAAGACCACCGCTTCGAGTGGACACGGACTGAGTTTGAGACATGGACCCAACACATAACAGACGTTTTTGGCTATGAAGCTGAACTCTTTACAGTGGGAGAAGTAGACGAACAGGTTGGCGCCTCTTCACAAGGTGTGGTGTTTAAGCGAAAAGTTTAA